Proteins found in one candidate division KSB1 bacterium genomic segment:
- a CDS encoding Trm112 family protein, translated as MLDKELLEILACPKCKGELEYDQKNEKLICHACRLKYRIEDDIPIMLIDEAEQF; from the coding sequence ATGCTGGACAAGGAGCTTTTGGAGATCCTGGCGTGCCCCAAGTGCAAGGGTGAGTTGGAGTATGACCAGAAGAATGAAAAGCTAATCTGTCATGCCTGCCGGCTGAAGTACCGGATCGAGGACGACATTCCCATCATGCTGATCGACGAGGCGGAGCAGTTTTGA
- a CDS encoding HNH endonuclease: MSAAILNRGVLLLNQNYEPMSVTSAKKAIVLIYLGKAEIIERHPYMVHSVSTALPMPSIVRLVRFIQVPRKRILLTRRNIIKRDGHRCQYCGTARSPLTVDHVLPKDRGGTDTWENLVCACVRCNTRKGNRTPEEAGMRLLRQPRKPNNLFFIQHFVGVSDERWKPYLFMN, from the coding sequence ATGTCTGCGGCGATCCTGAACAGAGGAGTGTTACTCCTCAATCAGAACTATGAGCCGATGAGTGTGACCAGCGCCAAGAAGGCTATCGTGCTCATCTACCTTGGCAAGGCGGAGATTATTGAGCGTCACCCGTACATGGTGCACTCGGTGTCGACCGCTCTGCCTATGCCGAGCATTGTGCGGCTCGTCCGTTTCATCCAGGTGCCGCGGAAGAGGATTCTGCTCACCCGGCGCAACATAATCAAGCGGGACGGGCATCGATGCCAATACTGCGGCACGGCAAGGAGTCCGCTCACGGTCGATCACGTCCTGCCGAAAGATCGGGGTGGCACGGACACGTGGGAGAACTTGGTCTGTGCCTGTGTGCGATGCAACACGCGCAAAGGGAACCGCACCCCGGAAGAGGCGGGCATGCGCCTGTTGCGCCAGCCGCGCAAGCCTAACAACCTCTTCTTCATTCAGCACTTTGTGGGCGTGAGCGACGAGAGGTGGAAACCGTACCTCTTCATGAATTGA
- the trpS gene encoding tryptophan--tRNA ligase, which produces MGKKRILSGMRPTGRLHLGNYVGALENWVRLQGEYENFHMVADWHTLTTSYEDTSTIGTDTVEMVIDWLAAGIDPEKSVLFVQSQVKEHAELFLLFAMLVTVPRLERNPTVKEQARALGLDSRMSYGHLGYPVLQAADILIYRAHAVPVGEDQVPHVELTREIARRFNSLYGEVFPEPEAMLTEFARLPGLDGNRMSKSAGNTILLSDRPEEIQRKVMTAVTDPQKIRRGDPGRPEVCLVFTFHRKFNPSEVGTIERDCRSGALGCVDCKKNLANKLTCYLQPIREKREYYAAHLDQVQEIIAEGNARARAEAARTMALVRAAMRIG; this is translated from the coding sequence TTGGGCAAGAAGCGAATTCTTAGCGGTATGCGCCCTACCGGTCGCTTGCATCTGGGTAACTATGTGGGCGCGCTGGAAAACTGGGTACGGTTGCAGGGAGAGTACGAGAACTTTCACATGGTGGCCGATTGGCACACCCTTACCACCTCGTACGAAGACACCAGTACCATCGGCACCGATACCGTAGAGATGGTGATAGACTGGCTAGCCGCAGGTATCGACCCGGAAAAGAGCGTGTTGTTCGTGCAGTCGCAGGTGAAGGAACACGCCGAGCTCTTTCTGCTTTTCGCGATGCTGGTCACCGTGCCCAGACTGGAGCGCAACCCGACGGTAAAGGAGCAGGCGCGCGCCCTGGGTCTGGACAGCAGGATGTCCTACGGCCATCTGGGTTACCCGGTGTTGCAAGCGGCCGACATCCTCATTTACCGTGCACATGCGGTGCCGGTGGGCGAAGACCAGGTCCCGCACGTGGAGCTGACCCGCGAGATCGCGCGCCGGTTTAACTCCTTGTACGGAGAAGTGTTTCCTGAGCCGGAGGCAATGCTCACGGAGTTTGCGCGCTTGCCCGGCTTGGACGGGAACCGCATGAGCAAATCGGCTGGTAACACTATCCTCTTGTCTGACCGGCCTGAGGAGATCCAGCGCAAGGTGATGACGGCGGTGACTGACCCGCAGAAGATCAGGCGCGGTGACCCAGGACGACCGGAAGTCTGTTTGGTCTTTACGTTTCACCGGAAGTTCAATCCTTCCGAGGTGGGCACGATTGAACGCGATTGTCGAAGCGGGGCTCTGGGGTGCGTCGACTGTAAGAAGAACTTGGCAAATAAGTTGACATGCTACTTGCAACCCATCCGGGAGAAGCGTGAGTACTACGCGGCGCACCTGGATCAAGTGCAGGAGATCATAGCAGAGGGGAACGCTCGGGCGCGCGCAGAGGCGGCACGGACGATGGCTTTGGTGCGCGCGGCCATGAGGATTGGGTAA
- a CDS encoding segregation/condensation protein A → MPYTVRLQKFEGPLELLLFLIRKNEVDIFDIPIAEITAQYLQYLDLMRYLDIDVAGEFILMAARLMHIKAQMLLPRSEEVDEEQEDPRTELVQRLLEYQKYKLIAVELSAIEERARDFFPRTAFSIDGDGYSDEELNGHEVSLYDLVAAFSVVLERASQVTYHEIREAEASVEEQITYVLDYLRTHGEALFADLIRGLSSKLVIIATFLALLELIRVGAVVVRQSAPFGEIWIYRV, encoded by the coding sequence ATGCCGTACACGGTGCGTCTGCAGAAGTTCGAGGGTCCCCTCGAACTCCTCCTTTTCCTCATCCGCAAGAACGAGGTGGATATCTTCGACATTCCCATCGCGGAGATCACCGCCCAATACCTGCAGTACCTGGACCTCATGCGTTACCTGGATATCGACGTGGCGGGTGAATTCATCCTCATGGCCGCCAGGCTGATGCACATCAAGGCGCAAATGCTCCTGCCGCGCTCAGAGGAGGTGGATGAGGAGCAAGAGGACCCGCGTACTGAACTGGTCCAGCGGCTGCTGGAGTACCAAAAGTACAAGCTGATAGCTGTTGAATTGTCGGCGATAGAGGAGCGCGCGCGCGACTTCTTCCCGCGTACTGCATTCTCCATCGACGGCGACGGGTATTCAGACGAAGAGTTGAACGGCCACGAAGTGTCGTTATATGACCTGGTGGCCGCGTTCAGTGTTGTGCTCGAGCGAGCCTCGCAGGTTACTTATCACGAAATTCGCGAGGCTGAGGCCTCGGTTGAAGAACAGATCACTTATGTTCTTGACTACCTTCGTACCCACGGCGAGGCTCTCTTTGCTGACCTGATTCGGGGGCTGAGCAGCAAGCTGGTCATCATCGCGACGTTCTTGGCGTTATTGGAACTGATACGCGTAGGCGCGGTTGTGGTCAGGCAATCTGCTCCCTTCGGCGAAATCTGGATATACAGGGTCTGA
- the scpB gene encoding SMC-Scp complex subunit ScpB, producing the protein MELEAAKQIIEALIFAADTPVTLHRLRAAIEDADEELLQRVVDQLNEEYALHGHAFEIRRVAGGFQMTTRAHLAEWVRKYQRGRARQRLSRAALEALAIIAFKQPISRAEVAAVRGVNSDGVFKNLLERNLITMAGRASTVGRPVLYKTTEHFLAYFGINSLADLPSIDEVEALLKARAPQEDLGNVTVEESAAQGAENGLQEQETTNGEAQ; encoded by the coding sequence ATGGAACTCGAGGCTGCTAAGCAGATAATCGAAGCGCTCATCTTTGCTGCCGATACGCCTGTCACTTTGCACCGCCTGCGCGCTGCAATCGAAGATGCAGATGAGGAATTGCTCCAGCGCGTGGTGGACCAACTGAACGAGGAGTATGCGCTTCACGGGCATGCGTTTGAAATCCGGCGCGTGGCAGGCGGTTTCCAGATGACCACGCGAGCGCACCTGGCAGAGTGGGTGCGCAAGTATCAGCGGGGGCGCGCAAGGCAACGCCTGTCGCGGGCGGCCCTGGAGGCACTGGCGATTATCGCCTTCAAGCAGCCTATCAGCAGGGCAGAAGTGGCGGCAGTGCGCGGCGTTAACTCTGATGGGGTCTTCAAGAACCTGTTGGAGCGCAATCTGATCACAATGGCCGGCAGAGCTTCTACTGTGGGACGGCCTGTTCTTTACAAGACAACCGAACACTTCTTGGCGTATTTTGGCATCAACAGCCTGGCCGACTTGCCTTCGATCGACGAGGTGGAGGCCCTGCTCAAGGCGCGCGCTCCGCAAGAGGACCTGGGCAATGTAACCGTGGAGGAGAGTGCTGCCCAAGGGGCAGAGAACGGCTTGCAGGAGCAAGAGACCACCAATGGTGAGGCTCAATAA
- a CDS encoding rRNA pseudouridine synthase — protein sequence MVRLNKYLASCGVASRRASDKLIAQGRVTVNGKVVTSVGTQVDEERDEVAVDGRVVQPPQRKVYIMLHKPAGYVTTVRDTRGRPKVVDLVPVSTRLFPVGRLDIDTEGLLLLTNDGEVTNRLLHPRFKVAKTYVAVVDRDVSEQQLAKLRAGVALTDGMTAPCEARLLPDQPPPGRVVELTIREGRKRQVRRMLSAVGLRVLVLRRVAFGPVRLGQLELGQWRYLRPAEIAALRAAALPEPSQEHQKLVESQRRP from the coding sequence ATGGTGAGGCTCAATAAGTACCTGGCCAGTTGTGGTGTCGCCTCGCGCCGAGCCTCCGACAAACTTATTGCCCAGGGTCGGGTTACAGTGAATGGCAAAGTGGTGACCTCGGTGGGCACGCAGGTTGATGAAGAGCGCGATGAAGTGGCGGTAGACGGTCGGGTGGTGCAGCCCCCGCAGCGTAAGGTGTACATCATGCTCCACAAACCAGCTGGGTACGTGACCACCGTGCGTGACACTCGCGGGCGGCCTAAGGTAGTGGACCTGGTACCCGTGTCCACGCGCCTTTTTCCAGTAGGACGCTTGGACATCGACACCGAGGGGCTTTTGTTGTTGACGAACGACGGGGAGGTGACAAACCGGCTCCTGCACCCGCGTTTCAAAGTGGCAAAGACCTATGTGGCCGTGGTTGATCGCGACGTGAGCGAGCAACAGCTGGCAAAGCTCCGGGCGGGTGTTGCCCTGACCGACGGGATGACGGCTCCTTGCGAGGCCCGCCTATTACCGGACCAGCCTCCGCCTGGCAGAGTTGTCGAGTTGACCATTCGCGAAGGGCGTAAGCGCCAGGTCAGGAGAATGCTGTCGGCAGTGGGGCTGCGTGTGCTGGTCTTGCGGCGAGTCGCCTTCGGTCCGGTGCGCCTGGGCCAACTGGAGCTGGGGCAATGGCGCTACCTCAGGCCGGCTGAGATAGCAGCTCTCCGCGCCGCTGCCTTGCCAGAGCCTTCGCAGGAGCACCAAAAGCTGGTCGAGTCGCAGAGGCGGCCCTGA
- the cmk gene encoding (d)CMP kinase, which translates to MAQQKRLIIAIDGVAASGKSTTARLVAQRLGYLYLDSGALYRALTLKVLRKGIDPAAQGTVAEIARQTQVDLRTEGGELRVFLDGEDVTEEIRGPEVSEHIGPVAANGAVRQRMVELQRALAAGGGVVAEGRDIGTVVFPDADVKFYFTASLEVRAQRRQAEYAARSIDTSVRQLAAQLERRDRDDRARTYGPLRKAPDAIEVDTSHMTIEEQVEFVLQKVRERLSG; encoded by the coding sequence GTGGCGCAGCAGAAACGGCTCATCATCGCCATCGACGGCGTTGCCGCCTCTGGCAAAAGCACCACGGCGCGTCTGGTCGCACAGCGGCTGGGTTACCTGTACCTTGATTCAGGGGCGCTGTACCGCGCACTGACCTTGAAAGTCCTTCGCAAAGGAATAGATCCGGCCGCCCAGGGCACGGTGGCAGAGATAGCGCGACAGACACAGGTGGACCTGCGAACCGAAGGCGGTGAGTTGCGCGTGTTCCTTGACGGCGAAGATGTGACCGAAGAGATCAGGGGGCCAGAGGTATCAGAGCATATCGGCCCTGTGGCGGCCAATGGGGCAGTGCGGCAGCGGATGGTGGAGCTGCAGCGCGCCCTAGCCGCCGGTGGCGGCGTGGTGGCCGAAGGGCGCGACATCGGCACCGTGGTCTTTCCTGACGCCGACGTGAAGTTCTACTTTACGGCTTCGCTGGAGGTGCGCGCGCAGCGCCGACAGGCCGAATACGCCGCGCGCTCAATTGACACATCCGTGCGGCAGCTTGCAGCACAGCTGGAACGCCGAGACCGCGATGACCGTGCACGTACCTATGGCCCATTGCGCAAGGCCCCTGACGCCATTGAAGTGGATACCTCACACATGACCATAGAGGAACAGGTTGAATTCGTCCTGCAAAAGGTGCGCGAGCGTCTCTCTGGTTGA